TACGCCGATGCGCTGAAGGGTGACCGACAAGCACTCAGACGATTTTTGGTCTTCTTGATTGATACCATCATTGTGAACGCGGCAGGGGAAGTCGACGAGTTTTGTGCGAAGGTGGATTTGAATCATTGACCCTCAGCAAATGGAAACTGCTTAGGGTCTCTTCGGTTTATTTCCACTCGCTAACTATTGTGTAGGTGTGGTATTTTTAGATTCGGGTAATATCAGGGGGTGAGTTTTATAAATCAAGATAGACTGAAAGCATATGCGAAAGCGCATGGGCAAAAAAATGTGAAGCAAGATCAGTATGTTTCTGATGAACTCGATTCTACGCTTCATGGTGAAAAGGACTTATTGGAAAATAAGCAAATAAAAAAAGTAGTACCGCATATCTTGTTTAAGGACTTTTGGAACACATACGGTATTCTAGGACCGTTGCGCGACGACGACCCAAAGAAAAGATATTCTCGTGGGCGGAAAATTTATGTGGATTTCGGAACTGGAAATATCGGTAAGGAGGCATCTTTACCACACCCTGCTTTCGTTCTAATGAATATGGCTCAAACTGTGATCGTTGTTCCGACTCACTCCGACGAAGATGCAAAAGCTGAAGCGTATTCTGAAGAGGTGAAGAAAGCTACGATATGGTGTCCGAAAGATGGCGTTATCTTTCCAAAGGATACCACGATTAACATGTACGATATAAGATCGGTATCCAAGCATCGTGTTATTAACGATCTCAAGTGCGATGCGGAAGACTATATCATGCCCGATGATGCGGTGAAAAAGCTTAATCAACTGTCTGGAGAAAAAGACTTGTTTCCATACGGTGTCGATTTGAAGACTGTACTTCAACTGAAAGTTATGGAATTGTTTGCACCTGGCATACTGAAAGAACTCAAGGATTTACGCAACAAGTCTAATCAAGATGATTGACAGGTTGTACACTTGGGTTATAATGATTATAGTTCTATTCTGCCCTCGCTATTATGCGTGCGGTCAATAACTTCATCCACCTTTACGGTGAGAAGCTCTTGTGGTGATGTCCACGAGAGCTTCATCTCTTTCTAGACACATAATTTAAAGATAACTCCATATGCTTAAAACATCTGCCCTTCCCACACTGGGATGCGGTCAATCAACAGTTCGCCCGCACGGGCAAAGGGTCTTGGACTAAAATCCAAGACCCTTTCTTATGCGCAAAAAATCATTCGCTTAAAAGCGTTGCAAGTGGACAATCCGTGTCCGCATACGCATGTCCTTAGGGGTGATGCGTGTGCGTGAGGCAAAGATTGTCGTGACGGAAGTCGCATACGGCGAAGAGTCCGTCCAAAAGTTGGCACAAGAGATGATTGAACTGCTTGTCCTCAATCGATACACTCTTCCTAACCCTATCCATACTTCGCACACCAAAACGGTGAGCGGAGGCAATGAGTCATGACCATTTGTGCAATTTACGCCCGTGTATCGGACGAATCGCAGCTTAAAGGCGATTCCATCGACCACCAGATCAGCTATTGCAAGGAGAACGCAAGGCGACGGAGCCACGAAGAAGGAACGCAGTGGTTTACGCCTGATACGTTCATCTATGTTGATGAAGGCATCACGGGTACAAGTATGGTAAAACGCCCTGCGGTGCAACGACTTATCCGTGATGCTCGGGCGCGCCAGTTCGAAGTGGTGTTGTTCAAGGGAATCTCACGTTTTGCCCGTGATACTGTCGATGCACTGTTGATGCTCCGCACGCTAACAGCCTGCGGAGTACGCGTAGTCTCAATGGAAGAAAACTTCGACAGTCGACGCGACAACGCGGAGTTCATCTTTACCATTCACAGTGCACTCGCACAAGCGGAGTCTGAGAAAACAGCGATTCGCGTACGTGTCGGAGCTGCTCAAAAGGCACGGTCGGGCAAGTGGAACGGACAGCCACCTGACGGCTATACGCTCAATCCCGAGACCAAACGGCTTGAGGTGGACGAGAGCTTTGCACCGATTGTCTCCGACATCTTCACGATGTATCTGAACGGGTATGGGTGTCGCAAAATTGCCGATGTCTTAAACGGCGAAGGTCGCTACACGAAACGGGGGAACTTTTGGACACAACGAAACATCTCGCGAATGCTCCGTAACCCTGTCTATGTTGGCGATGTTGTTTACGGAAGACGCGAACAGCGGGTCACGTTCCCAGACGAATCCGATCCGCTTGCACGGAAGAAACGCGCCGTATGGGTGGGCGACCCAGAACGACACACGGTATGCAACGACGCCCATCCAGGGATTGTTTCGCGCGAACTCTTTGAGCAGGTGCAAGAGAAGCTCGACAAACGTCGCTTGATGGTCGGATCGAACAAGCATGACTGCTTGCTGTCCAAGGGATTGCTCATTTGTACCTGCGGTTCGAGCATGACCATTACGTACAACAAGGCAGGGACACCGTACTACCGATGTCTTCGCAAGCACGATTCAGGGCGGACCATTTGCAACAGCGGTCATGTGCGGGCGCGTGATGTTGAGCAGGCAGTCCTTAACCGCGCCAGAACCGACATATTAGAGGCGATTAACTTTGACGAACTCGTGATTCCAGAAATGGAGACTGAGAATCTGGAAAAGAAGTTGGTGTCGCTACAAAAGGATCTCAGTAAGGAAATGGATCGCTCGCAACAATTGTTTGACCAATACACGGTGGGTAACCTGCTGGACGATCAATACACCACCATGAACAGCACCATTCGCAACCGCATTTTGACCTTGCAAAAGACGCGGGATCGCCTGCTGAAGGAAATCGGCGCCAAGCAGGAACAGGCGAATGTCGAGCAATTAGTTCGACAAGCGATGCACGACTTTTTGAATTTGGATACTTCGGACGTATTGGTTACGCGCGAAATCCTTTCGATGTTCATCAAAAACGTGACCGTTTTACGTTCACGGGAGGGATTAAAGGAAATATCCATCACCTATCGGTTCGCCAAGCCTGTCCATGAAACGAAGCAGTAATCTGGGGGCAACAGGACCACCGATGACCACCAACTTACTGCATGCCATCACGGCGTTTCTGGAATGGTTAAGCCGTTCCGATTGGTTTAGCCGTGGCGGATGATGATTGAATAATTAAGGACAGTCGTCTGGGTAAATACCAATACTACGGTACCGGGGTATAGTAAAATACATAAATGGGGCGGGGCGATACCCTTCGTCGTATTTTTGGGTACCGCCTTTCAATGCTTCTCGATGTTTCTTTGCAAGGAGGGAACGAGGAGTGCTGAAAGCGATACGCGTTCACTGACACGTCAGATCGGTATCCCACAGCATCCAAAGGTGAGGTGTTACGATTGAACGAACACAACCATAGCTACGGATCGAATAAATCGAACTTGTTAAGTCGGTTAAAGCGCATTGAAGGCCAGGTGCGTGGCATTCAAAAGATGATCGAAGAGGACCGCTATTGCGTGGATATCATCACACAA
This is a stretch of genomic DNA from Alicyclobacillus dauci. It encodes these proteins:
- a CDS encoding recombinase family protein; its protein translation is MTICAIYARVSDESQLKGDSIDHQISYCKENARRRSHEEGTQWFTPDTFIYVDEGITGTSMVKRPAVQRLIRDARARQFEVVLFKGISRFARDTVDALLMLRTLTACGVRVVSMEENFDSRRDNAEFIFTIHSALAQAESEKTAIRVRVGAAQKARSGKWNGQPPDGYTLNPETKRLEVDESFAPIVSDIFTMYLNGYGCRKIADVLNGEGRYTKRGNFWTQRNISRMLRNPVYVGDVVYGRREQRVTFPDESDPLARKKRAVWVGDPERHTVCNDAHPGIVSRELFEQVQEKLDKRRLMVGSNKHDCLLSKGLLICTCGSSMTITYNKAGTPYYRCLRKHDSGRTICNSGHVRARDVEQAVLNRARTDILEAINFDELVIPEMETENLEKKLVSLQKDLSKEMDRSQQLFDQYTVGNLLDDQYTTMNSTIRNRILTLQKTRDRLLKEIGAKQEQANVEQLVRQAMHDFLNLDTSDVLVTREILSMFIKNVTVLRSREGLKEISITYRFAKPVHETKQ
- a CDS encoding type II toxin-antitoxin system PemK/MazF family toxin; this encodes MSFINQDRLKAYAKAHGQKNVKQDQYVSDELDSTLHGEKDLLENKQIKKVVPHILFKDFWNTYGILGPLRDDDPKKRYSRGRKIYVDFGTGNIGKEASLPHPAFVLMNMAQTVIVVPTHSDEDAKAEAYSEEVKKATIWCPKDGVIFPKDTTINMYDIRSVSKHRVINDLKCDAEDYIMPDDAVKKLNQLSGEKDLFPYGVDLKTVLQLKVMELFAPGILKELKDLRNKSNQDD